In Alphaproteobacteria bacterium, one DNA window encodes the following:
- a CDS encoding head decoration protein: protein MTALTQNPTLGDLVKYELEPRYSREFVTLKSGASYAIGTVLGKITASGKYRASPVAEVVGDEGAENACAVLLEIVDATAADAVGLVAARGPILLSKNRLAYDASVDLAAEKAAKIAQLASHGLVVRDTA from the coding sequence ATGACTGCATTGACGCAAAACCCCACGCTTGGCGATCTCGTGAAATACGAGCTTGAACCTCGCTACAGCCGCGAGTTCGTGACACTCAAATCCGGAGCTTCCTATGCCATCGGCACGGTGCTGGGCAAGATCACGGCTTCCGGCAAATACCGCGCTTCGCCTGTCGCCGAAGTCGTGGGCGACGAAGGCGCGGAAAACGCCTGCGCCGTCTTGCTGGAAATCGTGGACGCAACGGCGGCGGATGCCGTCGGTCTCGTCGCGGCTCGCGGCCCCATCCTTCTGTCGAAGAATCGTCTGGCCTATGACGCCAGCGTCGATTTGGCGGCAGAGAAAGCGGCCAAGATCGCCCAGCTTGCAAGCCACGGCCTAGTCGTCCGCGACACGGCCTAA
- a CDS encoding ABC-F family ATP-binding cassette domain-containing protein, producing MSFISLRQVGVLTPEPLFQNLSLTIGEGCRIGVVAGNGGGKTTLLRCIAGRAELSEGEITCSRGMRLGYVEQDVPPAFLDQTLYECLRTALPADQQTDTWRVDVLLASFEVPEELHYRSIRALSGGWQKLALIARAFAAEPDALLLDEPTNHLDMSNIQFLERWLVENAGRMPMVIVSHDRRFLDACTTHTLFLRPEESKLYAHSYSTARTLLSADDEAWAVKLAQDKKDANRLRAQASELKNIGINSGSDLALKKAKQLRQRASNIESTFKELHKERPRQIRLSSRDTHARVLLSLDDVIVRTPDGKALFKTGKLKVFQGDRIVLLGANGAGKSQLVKWIHRAFADPANAEGVQFSPTVVVGYADQQMSQLPDHETPFDIITNRFRLGDQRSRTLLAGAGFPVDRQSCPIKAFSLGQKARLGMLVLRLTEPNFYLLDEPTNHVDIPGQEKLEAEILAQNATCLLVSHDRSFVNTIGTRFFRIDNGKLSEKTENV from the coding sequence ATGAGCTTTATATCCCTTCGTCAGGTCGGCGTTTTGACGCCCGAACCTTTGTTTCAAAATCTTAGCCTTACCATCGGAGAAGGTTGTCGCATCGGCGTGGTCGCCGGAAACGGCGGCGGTAAAACCACGCTGCTACGCTGTATTGCGGGTCGCGCCGAACTGTCGGAAGGCGAGATCACCTGTTCACGCGGCATGCGCCTCGGTTATGTCGAACAAGACGTGCCTCCCGCGTTTCTTGACCAAACGCTTTATGAGTGTTTGCGCACGGCCTTGCCTGCCGATCAGCAAACGGACACATGGCGCGTTGACGTTTTGCTGGCCTCGTTCGAGGTTCCGGAAGAATTGCATTATCGCTCTATACGCGCTCTCAGCGGTGGGTGGCAAAAACTCGCGTTGATCGCACGCGCTTTTGCGGCAGAGCCGGACGCCTTGCTTTTGGACGAGCCAACGAACCATCTGGATATGTCCAATATCCAGTTTCTCGAACGCTGGCTTGTCGAAAATGCTGGACGCATGCCGATGGTGATTGTGAGTCATGACAGGCGTTTTCTTGACGCTTGCACAACGCACACACTGTTTTTACGGCCCGAAGAGTCAAAACTCTATGCGCATTCTTATAGTACTGCGCGAACGTTGCTCTCGGCTGATGACGAAGCGTGGGCCGTCAAGCTGGCGCAAGACAAAAAAGATGCGAACCGTTTAAGAGCGCAGGCAAGCGAGCTTAAGAATATCGGCATCAACTCCGGAAGCGACTTGGCCTTGAAAAAGGCCAAACAACTGAGGCAAAGAGCATCAAACATTGAAAGCACTTTCAAGGAGCTGCACAAGGAACGCCCGAGACAAATCCGGCTGAGCAGCCGCGATACGCATGCGCGGGTTTTGTTGTCTTTGGATGATGTGATCGTGCGGACGCCGGATGGCAAGGCGCTGTTCAAGACTGGTAAACTTAAAGTCTTTCAAGGCGACCGGATCGTCCTTCTCGGCGCGAACGGGGCAGGTAAATCGCAATTGGTCAAGTGGATCCATCGCGCTTTTGCCGATCCCGCGAACGCGGAAGGCGTACAGTTTAGCCCGACGGTCGTTGTCGGCTATGCCGATCAGCAAATGTCGCAATTGCCGGATCATGAAACGCCGTTCGACATCATCACAAACCGTTTCCGCTTAGGTGACCAGCGCAGCCGGACGCTTCTGGCTGGCGCGGGTTTTCCGGTTGATCGGCAAAGCTGTCCGATCAAGGCGTTCTCGCTCGGCCAGAAAGCGCGGCTTGGCATGCTGGTCTTGCGACTGACGGAGCCGAACTTCTACCTGCTGGACGAGCCGACCAATCATGTCGATATTCCGGGGCAAGAAAAGCTGGAGGCGGAAATCCTTGCGCAAAACGCAACCTGTCTTCTCGTTTCGCATGACCGCAGCTTTGTGAACACTATCGGCACGCGCTTTTTTCGAATTGATAACGGAAAGCTTTCGGAAAAGACCGAAAACGTGTAG
- a CDS encoding phage portal protein produces the protein MGLLSNITRVWHGAFGSLSTGGFEASQGNRRLRTFQPSRLHLNTLLVSAGATITARARYLVRNNGYATNAAESWTGNAVGDGITPSSKISNARLKSRVVGTWANWTDYADAEGLTDFYGLQRRAAREMFITGETFFVFRPVSPSLGLPVPLQLQLLPTEMLPLTKNEVLANGNVIRCGIEFDGNGRRVAYHFLRRHPGDLTQPDLTSETVRIPALNVMHLMDAGDAGQLRGVSRLAPAIVKLFLLDQYDDAELDRKKVAAMYALFITTPAPTEPFDATEEDENGERVMDVQPGQVTMLEPGEEVQTSSPADVGQTYEPFQYRTILQIAAATGVPYAYVSGDMLKANYSNSRMALLEFRRRVGAWQHSVMVWQLCRRVWERWMDMAVLSGALTIRNYEAKRSEYLVCDWLPPKWDWVDPLKDANAEIAQINAGLKSRTQAIAERGYDIAQVNAEIAAERQQEAQLGISFQETKALPAPQPNTQQDDQTNQTFEEQQTT, from the coding sequence ATGGGGCTGCTCTCAAACATCACGCGCGTCTGGCACGGAGCTTTTGGCTCGCTCTCGACGGGAGGTTTCGAAGCTTCCCAGGGCAACAGGCGCCTACGGACGTTTCAGCCATCGCGCCTGCACCTGAACACGCTTCTGGTCAGTGCCGGGGCTACAATTACGGCGCGGGCGCGTTATCTCGTTCGGAACAACGGCTATGCCACAAATGCAGCGGAAAGCTGGACGGGCAACGCCGTGGGCGACGGGATCACCCCCTCAAGCAAGATCAGCAACGCCCGGCTTAAGAGCCGCGTCGTGGGGACATGGGCCAACTGGACAGATTATGCCGATGCCGAAGGGCTGACGGACTTTTACGGCCTGCAACGCCGCGCCGCGAGGGAGATGTTTATCACGGGCGAGACGTTCTTTGTCTTCCGGCCCGTTTCCCCGTCGCTCGGCCTGCCTGTGCCGCTTCAATTGCAGCTTTTGCCGACGGAGATGCTGCCTTTGACCAAGAACGAGGTTCTTGCGAACGGCAATGTGATCCGGTGCGGGATTGAGTTCGACGGCAACGGACGGCGCGTGGCCTATCATTTTCTGCGCCGTCATCCCGGCGATCTGACGCAACCCGACCTGACAAGCGAGACGGTGCGCATTCCAGCCTTGAACGTTATGCATCTGATGGACGCAGGCGATGCCGGTCAATTGCGTGGCGTCTCGCGGTTGGCTCCCGCCATCGTCAAGCTGTTTCTTCTCGACCAGTACGACGATGCGGAACTTGATCGTAAGAAGGTCGCGGCGATGTACGCGTTGTTTATCACGACGCCTGCGCCGACCGAACCATTCGATGCGACCGAGGAAGACGAAAATGGCGAACGCGTCATGGACGTGCAGCCCGGCCAAGTCACGATGCTGGAGCCCGGCGAAGAGGTTCAAACCTCGTCGCCCGCCGATGTCGGTCAGACCTACGAGCCGTTTCAGTACCGCACGATCCTGCAAATCGCTGCGGCAACGGGCGTGCCTTACGCCTACGTCTCCGGCGACATGCTGAAAGCAAATTATTCAAACTCCCGCATGGCGCTTCTTGAGTTCAGACGGCGTGTCGGAGCTTGGCAGCATTCGGTCATGGTTTGGCAGCTATGCCGCCGCGTCTGGGAACGCTGGATGGATATGGCCGTTTTGTCGGGCGCGTTGACGATCCGGAACTATGAGGCCAAGCGATCCGAATATCTCGTTTGCGATTGGTTGCCGCCCAAGTGGGATTGGGTCGATCCGCTCAAGGATGCCAACGCCGAGATTGCACAGATCAACGCAGGACTCAAAAGCCGGACGCAGGCCATCGCCGAGCGCGGCTACGACATTGCACAAGTCAATGCCGAGATCGCGGCAGAGAGGCAGCAGGAAGCGCAGCTTGGGATTTCGTTTCAGGAAACGAAGGCTTTGCCCGCGCCGCAGCCAAACACGCAACAAGACGATCAAACCAATCAAACCTTTGAGGAACAGCAAACGACATGA
- a CDS encoding histidine phosphatase family protein: MTTLPNRPFYMMRHGETVANAEGYAAGSFDTPLTEKGRAQTLAARDGFEALSPRPALIVHSHLSRARDTATIINERLRIPMIEKASMSEQCFGDWKGLSWSAIHDRIMAGETPPNGESMEMLTDRVVAGLSEILSMPEEPILIATHGGVFDALLWHFGCKLDDVKNCHLYEFAPTGTEAAFPWEIWHHDLSGDGTPTRSRVAIYDL; encoded by the coding sequence ATGACAACGCTTCCGAACAGACCTTTTTACATGATGCGACACGGCGAGACCGTGGCTAATGCCGAAGGCTACGCTGCCGGGTCTTTTGACACGCCTCTGACCGAGAAAGGGCGGGCGCAAACCCTGGCCGCTCGTGACGGTTTTGAGGCGTTGTCGCCGCGTCCTGCGCTGATCGTCCATTCCCATCTTTCTCGCGCCAGAGATACGGCGACGATTATCAATGAGCGACTTCGGATCCCGATGATCGAAAAGGCCTCGATGTCCGAGCAATGTTTCGGCGATTGGAAAGGGCTTTCTTGGTCAGCGATCCATGATCGCATCATGGCGGGTGAAACGCCGCCGAACGGCGAGTCGATGGAGATGCTGACGGATCGAGTTGTCGCGGGGCTTTCGGAAATATTATCTATGCCGGAGGAACCGATCCTTATCGCAACGCATGGAGGCGTGTTTGACGCGCTGCTCTGGCACTTCGGATGCAAACTTGACGATGTGAAAAACTGCCATCTCTATGAGTTCGCACCAACCGGGACAGAGGCTGCGTTTCCTTGGGAAATCTGGCATCATGATTTGTCAGGAGATGGAACGCCCACGCGCAGCCGCGTGGCCATCTATGATCTTTAA
- a CDS encoding acyl-CoA transferase, producing the protein MTTRETVLQTLFETLQTVSGPRVLRNEVLPEKVPTGGLLILRDGDPGEPETILSPLSYYWQHLASLEAFVQAGTATERDQMMDALFQKIAVALIADQTLGGLCDRVTPHAADTSSVVIEGAANVKAAIVPIELIYTTDSQLG; encoded by the coding sequence ATGACAACGCGGGAAACCGTTCTTCAAACCTTGTTTGAAACCCTTCAGACCGTCTCTGGCCCCAGGGTTTTGCGCAACGAAGTCTTACCTGAAAAAGTTCCGACAGGCGGTTTGCTCATTCTACGCGATGGCGACCCCGGCGAGCCTGAGACGATCCTTTCGCCGCTTTCCTATTACTGGCAGCACCTCGCGTCGTTGGAGGCCTTTGTTCAGGCAGGCACCGCGACGGAGCGCGATCAGATGATGGATGCGCTTTTTCAGAAAATAGCTGTCGCGTTGATCGCGGATCAAACGCTCGGCGGCCTGTGCGATCGCGTGACGCCTCATGCCGCCGACACAAGCTCGGTCGTGATCGAAGGCGCAGCGAACGTCAAGGCGGCCATCGTACCGATTGAACTGATTTACACGACCGACAGCCAATTGGGCTGA
- a CDS encoding major capsid protein, producing MTVIINPFDAGGYSLAEMTQAINILPNIYTRLGQMCLFRFEGITQRSVLIEQAEGVLNLLPTVPLGGPSTVANRDSRSMRSFTVPWIPHDDNITPQDIQGVRGFGSADSSDPLAVLMERKLTRMRAKHAQTREFMEINALRGTVRDGAGTTLYNYFTEFGLTRLSVDFDFGDANSDIQAIIRDVLRKIETELKGESMSSVLALVSPEFFDKLIGHPKVVEAYKFYASGMQPLREDARRRFPFGGIVFEEYSATVTLSTGATETLVPAGEGIAFPLGTLDTFVTYGAPANLIETVNTIGLPIYARQLARPDGGAIEIRTESSILPINKRPRLAVQLMSST from the coding sequence ATGACTGTCATCATCAATCCTTTTGACGCAGGCGGCTATTCGCTTGCGGAAATGACGCAGGCCATCAACATCCTGCCGAACATCTACACGCGCCTCGGCCAGATGTGCCTGTTTCGGTTCGAAGGCATCACGCAACGCTCCGTCCTGATCGAACAGGCGGAAGGCGTGTTGAACCTTCTGCCGACCGTGCCCTTGGGTGGGCCTTCGACCGTCGCCAACCGCGACAGCCGGTCGATGCGCTCGTTCACCGTGCCGTGGATCCCGCACGACGACAACATCACGCCGCAGGACATCCAAGGCGTGCGTGGGTTCGGCAGCGCGGACAGCAGCGATCCGCTCGCCGTTCTGATGGAGCGCAAGCTGACCCGCATGCGCGCCAAACACGCCCAGACCCGCGAGTTCATGGAAATCAATGCGCTTCGCGGCACGGTGCGGGACGGCGCAGGCACGACGCTCTACAACTACTTCACGGAGTTCGGCCTCACGCGCCTGTCCGTGGACTTCGATTTCGGCGACGCCAATTCGGATATTCAAGCGATTATCCGCGACGTTTTGCGCAAGATCGAAACGGAGTTGAAGGGCGAGAGCATGAGTTCCGTTCTCGCGCTTGTCTCGCCGGAGTTCTTCGACAAGTTGATCGGACATCCCAAGGTCGTGGAAGCCTACAAGTTCTACGCCTCGGGCATGCAGCCTCTGCGCGAAGACGCCCGACGCCGCTTCCCGTTCGGGGGCATCGTGTTCGAAGAATACTCGGCCACGGTTACGCTCTCGACCGGCGCGACGGAAACACTCGTTCCGGCGGGCGAAGGCATTGCGTTCCCCTTGGGCACGCTCGACACCTTCGTCACCTATGGCGCGCCTGCCAACCTAATCGAGACGGTCAATACCATCGGTCTGCCGATCTATGCCCGTCAGTTGGCGCGTCCGGACGGTGGGGCTATCGAGATCCGAACGGAATCCTCGATCCTGCCGATTAATAAGCGGCCCCGCCTCGCGGTGCAGCTGATGAGCAGCACGTAA
- a CDS encoding S49 family peptidase produces MNDLPHIAARVFGAPLMLARPKLDVLLSVLGPRLTGACGETLALGGENAPSDDEDLQITAEGVAVVPVLGTLVTRSSYLAALSGLTSYAVVGQNIERAFADPSARAVLLEIDSPGGEVGGLFDLCDKIAALKAQYGKPLWALAHEGALSAAYAIASCADKIVLTQTAEVGSIGVVAVHVDESGADEQAGLAWNFIYAGERKVDGNPHEPLADRAREEIQADVDGLYAAFVALVSKNRGLQAETVRGTEAGVYRGASALDVRLADAVMSRETALAALGSSITLTFSQFSTNRKDKLMNAESKKIEAQTQVETPQPEQPPAAPAADPAPTPPQPAAEPAPETADQTAIEAKVTQKVRESYAEMAQIAAQAARLGVTLDVAEAMAKGLKPDAMRRAVLDELAARSDATGVVAAATAPTATSVDSPIVRRARAAAEKSKA; encoded by the coding sequence ATGAACGATCTTCCGCATATTGCCGCCCGTGTGTTTGGCGCGCCGTTGATGTTGGCGCGGCCCAAACTGGACGTGCTACTTTCCGTCCTCGGCCCACGTCTGACGGGCGCTTGCGGCGAGACTCTGGCTCTGGGCGGCGAAAACGCGCCCAGTGACGACGAGGATTTGCAGATCACTGCCGAGGGCGTGGCCGTTGTTCCGGTATTGGGGACGCTTGTTACCCGTTCCAGTTACCTCGCGGCGCTCAGCGGTCTAACCAGCTATGCGGTAGTCGGGCAGAACATCGAAAGAGCCTTTGCCGATCCGTCCGCGCGGGCCGTTTTGCTCGAAATTGACTCTCCCGGCGGGGAAGTCGGCGGCCTTTTTGATCTGTGCGACAAGATCGCGGCGCTCAAGGCTCAATATGGCAAACCGCTCTGGGCGTTAGCGCATGAGGGCGCGTTGTCTGCTGCCTATGCCATCGCTTCGTGCGCCGACAAAATCGTTCTGACGCAAACGGCGGAAGTCGGCTCCATCGGGGTCGTCGCCGTTCATGTCGATGAAAGCGGAGCGGACGAACAAGCCGGTCTTGCCTGGAACTTCATCTATGCGGGCGAGCGCAAGGTCGATGGAAATCCCCACGAGCCTTTGGCCGACCGCGCGCGCGAGGAAATCCAAGCGGACGTCGACGGGCTTTATGCCGCCTTTGTCGCGCTCGTTTCCAAAAATCGTGGCCTTCAGGCCGAAACTGTTCGCGGCACCGAAGCGGGCGTCTATCGCGGCGCGTCCGCGCTTGACGTCCGGCTTGCCGATGCCGTGATGAGCCGCGAAACGGCGCTTGCCGCTTTGGGGTCTTCTATCACGTTGACGTTTTCTCAATTCTCAACAAACCGAAAGGACAAACTAATGAATGCCGAATCCAAGAAAATCGAAGCCCAAACGCAGGTTGAAACGCCGCAACCCGAGCAGCCGCCTGCCGCTCCGGCAGCGGATCCTGCGCCTACGCCCCCGCAACCCGCAGCCGAACCGGCCCCCGAAACGGCAGATCAAACGGCGATTGAGGCGAAAGTCACGCAAAAAGTGCGCGAAAGCTACGCGGAAATGGCCCAAATCGCCGCGCAGGCAGCGAGGCTGGGCGTAACGCTTGATGTGGCCGAGGCGATGGCAAAAGGACTGAAACCCGATGCCATGCGACGCGCCGTGCTTGACGAGCTAGCCGCGCGTTCGGATGCGACCGGCGTCGTTGCGGCGGCAACGGCCCCCACGGCCACGTCTGTCGACAGCCCCATCGTCCGCCGCGCCCGCGCAGCGGCAGAGAAGTCTAAAGCGTAA